aaattaacaaaatggcgtttttaaaaatgttaaattttaccCAAATATTGGTCGTATTTGGTCTGCCAAAATGGAAAGCTATATATAGAACTTGTCGAAAAATAGCGttcggatcatttgtctccgagtaatcaccCAAGCAAATCGGAAAAATTTGGTTAAAGAAAACCTTATCACATTTAGACGCCTATAGCTctacaaaatttgaaatattatttaaaaattttagtatattgcttttaaagatgtaacctatcgaaatatgaaaaataataattttattttttaatttcacaccaGATCTGCCACTTAAATTTACACATGACAAAAGCATGTTTTAGGTATAGCTTACAATTTTATAAGAACAACCATTCCTttctacaaattaaatattccaaaaggtatatataggtatgtatgtatataactgcaAACACCCCCTTAAgtcaattatataaattatcgaataaataaatgcaatttttagAGTATGAATACATGATATAATAAGTGTCctttattgatattgatatcgCGTTTAGTTTCACATAATGCTCTTTCATTAATTCTTATTTACTTGTTATGTAAATAACCACTTTTGTTTCTGATTtctaattataaatacatatttattttgatagatTTTAATTGTATGCACTTTGCCACAGCATTTTGTGCAAATACAAGTGGTGCTTGGAACAAATTGAACGCAAAATGTGTTCGTAAAGACATTTAAATAGAAATCATAGTAgagatatttattattatataaatttatatatatgtatgtatgtatgtatgtatgtgtagattaAAACCTAATTGAGTGACATGAACAACGCAGTGAAATTACAAACTATTAGGAAATGATGCTGTGTATTAAAATCAAAAGGCTACAAATACACGAGCACATATGTAGATGTGGGTATTTATTTATGCTGGTATATAAttacacaaatattataaagtaatatttataaattcgttggaatttgtataaataaaaagcaataataataatataagagTGCGCATgaaatgaaatgtttttgaagattttcaaaatatggtacatatatatgtgtataacttGGCATAACTGCGCTGAGcggtaatttaatattaaaaaaaatgttatgacaattctaaaaagaaaatcgtGTATAAACGAAACAGACACAagtaacaaataatatattgcaAATTCTCCTCTCAAATCATATGGAACGTATTTGCGGTGTTagcgtttatatattttttaaattataatacaattttgttgCCAGCATTACGTTCTTTTTTTACgcgcattttattttatttttatttaatttttatttctatttattcacTTTTATTGCCAGCCTGCTGTGCTGCGCTTTCACACATACGTACACGTATGCATAACCTCACTTATGCTTGCATGAATTTCGCATATaacttacttatatataatcGATATATAAAATGTAGATTGTAATGCTTTTTAATAGGAatatatacgcatacatatattggaGGAGTTTCTGattaaaattgctaaaaaagcatttaaaatattcacGCATTGTTAATAAAATTGCGACTTATagatttcttttatataaaatacttaaataattttacaaattccAATGCCAAACTCTCaattttagtgattttatataatttttttttttacttattatttatataggtaaatttttaatatattttttttaaactttttaaaaaggaTTTGCAACGGAAGGACTCACAAAATTGGCATTTTTATTACTCGGCACACTGCAGCGCTAGACAAGTGCAGCGCAAAGTTTTCGACAAGTgacttaaataaaaaaggttaaataattgagtattaaagtatatatctgtggttatacatatgtatgttagttaAATCAGTTTATGTTGGttgtttgattttgttttcCAATGAGACACTGTGCATTTTTTAGCGCATGCTCACATAATCGACACGCCGAAACGCCGAAATTTTAAGTCGCTTTAAGCTACTTTTACTGTTTGCCACGGATATATTGGTATATTATACATTTcgatttgataattttttcggaaCCGCCTTCTGTTAAGCTCACCACTTCCTACCTATTACTTTATGGACTACAATTCGATTTGCgagataaaaatattaaatttttttttttagattcgaAAATTAGTTTCAGAGTATCAAAATCAGTCGATTTCGAAGTCACtttgatttcgaaaaattttaccGAATCAAAATTTAGGgcgcgcatatacatatatatatactcaaatCCTCTTCAAAACTAAAAATTCTTGTCAATTTGCCGCTTACTTGCCTACACGTGACagtgtaaattttatatataactattttgttgttgtttttttgtttgcacgGTACAAAAGCTagaatttttgttgctgtataaaagtatgtaaaaaATTGTGCGTTTCCTGTTtttgttgacaatttgttttgttgtttttatttttgttttagttttaattttatattaacttttatagattttagttttatatgcaatattttcCACTTCtgttatggtataaaaatattatgctgtgaatatgtatgcatgctctatgtatgtatatatgtttgtaagtatgtatgtaaaagcgTTTTCATTAAAAGGGCATTATTACCattttgttttcatacaaaTTACTTTAATTACTACATTAATTATTGATGTATTTATTTGCCTTGTAAAATTTCCAATTGAATTGTATTGTTTGCTTCGTTTCGCCACAATCTCATgatatttcagtaaaaattgcatgcgatttatttaaatattttaattcattattatttaactTGTTTGCGTTTGTTTTCTCGTTTCTTttttagttgatttttttttaaattttttgactcACTTTTACttaaatgtatgcatatgtatgtttatgtgtgtgtgtgtgtgaacgcTAGTTTTTCCACGATCCTTATTGACAAACTATTTTTCATTGTTTGCTTCACTTTTCGTTCTCCCATTTTCGAGTGCATGCATGCTTCTGAATTGCATACAAAGTGTATTATCAATTAAGCAATCGCCCTGCTCATTTAAGCGCCTTGAAGTCGCTTAGAATTCCCACTGTGTGGCTGAGTCGGTGCCATCGTCGAGCAGCTTGAATGCGCCATTTTTCGTGGCGCCCAAATATTTGCCAGTTTGCGATCTGCAAGCAGTGAATGTGAAGCATATAAGCAAgagtttattttatatgaaagtgTGTGTACCTTATGCAGATTCTGGTCGGCTCGCGCAGCTCCAAGTAGAAGCCATCGGCGGGCGCATCCGCATCCACCGAGATGCCTTCACCGTCTATGCGCCAGTATTTGCCGCTGTGTGCCTTCAAGTGCACCAGTCCCTTCTGGGCGCGCTCCACCAAAATCGTCTCGTAGGTGGCCTTGTTGCATTCCAACTTGAGATTGCCGGGCGTGCGGTAGCCGACAAAGCCCTGCTCACATTTAAGTACAAGTATGGGTCTGCAgagaacattattttttaacaaaatatgatACAGAAATTTTATCACTAACTGTTGTTACCTATTTATCAAATAGAAGTAGAATTTCGTGATCTCCTCAATGCTCTCGGATGTGGCGAATAAATGTCCCGAACGTTTGGTGGCCAAAAACTTGCCATTATTCGCGCGGAAAGACAACGAGCCGTCACCATGCCAGACCAGTTCGAAGAGCGCATCGGCACAGCGACGATTGCCGGTGGCTTGTATGCCGCCGCCAGCGGACAGACACCAGTAGCGGTCCTGTGTGGTGCGCAACGCCCAGCGATGGGCGGACCAGTCAAACTCCAGCTGGAATGTTTCGTTCTCACCCACCTCATCCTGATTGGCGGTCACATCGACGCCCTGCTTCACCGACACATAACGCGAATTCAACTCGGCTATGAATGAGGCTTGTGGCAAGGAGTCCTCTAATGAGAAGAGCTCATCACGTGTCACCGTGGAGGAACGTGATTTCAGCACAGCTTTCGAGCCAATTGGCGATAGATACTGGCTTTGCCTGAGACAAAAGAGGAGCGGAAATAAATTCAAGTTAATTAATTGTCATCGATCACTTGCATTGCATCAATCAAACTCACTTGTCACGCAACGCCAAATGTCCGCCATGATATTCAGCGCTGAAGAGACAATCCTCATTGCAAACAGTCTGCAGTTTGCCGTTAGCATTTAAATACCTAACAAGAAAAGTAGTAGAGTcattgtatttgttgtaattgtagCAGAGCGCAGCGCTTACTTGTTGTTGCATGTATGCAAAGCATAACGTCCGCCCTCCTCAGCGCGGAACTCCAATGTGAAGAGCGTATCCTCGCCCCATGGAATATTCGCATCGACGTGTATCTCGTCTTGTGATTCGGACAGATGCGCGAACCGTTTGCGACCGATTGAGCGCAAATTCACTTGTGGCCTGGCGGCCAGATGCACGGTCCAGAACTCGCTGGAGCTGGGCGTTTTGGCGGTGCAAACGAGTTTGTCGGGTGTGCCGCCAAGGAAGTAGCCACGCGATTCATTCTTCAACGCCCATCGTCCGGTGCCATCCTCGCTGATGCTTATCTGGAAGCGGCTGCCAGCATCGCGTTCATCGCTCTCGCAGAGTACATTGCCGAACGTGTCGACCGATAGATATTTGTTTAGATGAGatcgtaaatatataatacctgAAAAGAGAGAGCGGTGGGTGAGTGAAATATTTCCATTAGATTGTTTAAAAGGCTTTGAAGAACGTAAGAAACAGCAGTCCTACTAATGAGTTGAAGTGAGTTCCAAACTTGAGTATAAACTTGATATTCtagggattttttttttaagagaagGTGAGCCATACAAGGCTTTCTTTGAGAGGTTTCAGAGTTTcgaagtttcaaaaaaaatcttaaagcaagcaaatattttttattgtggcCATGAGATCCAACAATGTGAGAGTAATACTCTAAGAGAAATAATATATAGCATATTATATAGCGAACGCCTCCTTAGTGAAAACTGGTCCGATTTCACTAATTTATCTCGTATCAGAAATAGTGTTGATTACGGCAATTTCATCCCGTTACTTTTTTGGAGTGAATTTgacagaaaattaaattaattcgtGACATCATAAAATTAGTACGAAAGTTTGACAGTTCGATTCGTTTACTTCGTAGCGCTTCGTAACCTTGTAGCTTCATGCTTGCTTTTAACTGTTTAAAACAGCTTAAGttgatttcttttcttttttacagaagccaactatattttttttatataattaaatttatgggCATTAGGCTCAACATATTTTCCAAAACATTTATCGAAGATATTTTTGAGAAGTGTTgacataaatttgaaaaatcaataaactgGGAAACATCATTTCTTCGCAcacaaaaagtaatttttccaCTAGTAACTCTAGCTAGCTTTATGATGAATGGATAAAGTTAGCATATCTAAAATAAGACTGAAGCGCTCTACTCATACCAATCAACagttataaaaagtttttcctcGCATCTCAAATGCTTGCAGAATGCGATTAAAACTCTTTTTACAGGAAGTAGCATTATGcccaaatatgtgtatgtatagtaCGCACAAATATCCATATGTCACTGATAAGGCTATTGAGAGGCTAATTGGTCAAGAGATAAACAAATCATTAATGAAAGCGGAGATTAAAGCCGACGAATGCCTATGGATGAGCTTATCAAGTCAGACAGCCATTTCGGAATTGAGCAGTTGTTGCATTACTCAGCAACCACAAAAGAAAAACAGATATGCACATacaacacagacacacacaggcatgtatatgtacatgcatacatatgtataaatctacatatatgtacatgctacGGTAGTCAGTACTTTTAACGCTGGCGCACGATGTTGCACCAACTGAGGGCTGCCGATTGCTTAGTGCCTGTAATTGACACGCTTTCCCACTTAAATGCTAGATTTACAACAACCACAATTTAAGTGAAGGATAGTTTATTGCGCTTTAAATCAACCATCTGAGGGTAAATATATGCAACGAGCATAACTGCGAAGAACTGTGAACCGTAAAATGCAGTTGTGTTGAAAGTAATGACCGTAAAATGCGATAAGGCTActttttaacaacaacaagcataacAATAGCAACATACATTGATTGCATTTACAATGTAAATGCCATTGCTTTCCCAAGCAAAATTGAACGATG
The sequence above is drawn from the Bactrocera oleae isolate idBacOlea1 chromosome 5, idBacOlea1, whole genome shotgun sequence genome and encodes:
- the sn gene encoding protein singed, whose protein sequence is MNGQSYELNHTNGDIISQNQQKGWWTIGLINGAHRYMTAETFGFKLNANGASLKKKQLWTLEPSNTGESIIYLRSHLNKYLSVDTFGNVLCESDERDAGSRFQISISEDGTGRWALKNESRGYFLGGTPDKLVCTAKTPSSSEFWTVHLAARPQVNLRSIGRKRFAHLSESQDEIHVDANIPWGEDTLFTLEFRAEEGGRYALHTCNNKYLNANGKLQTVCNEDCLFSAEYHGGHLALRDKQSQYLSPIGSKAVLKSRSSTVTRDELFSLEDSLPQASFIAELNSRYVSVKQGVDVTANQDEVGENETFQLEFDWSAHRWALRTTQDRYWCLSAGGGIQATGNRRCADALFELVWHGDGSLSFRANNGKFLATKRSGHLFATSESIEEITKFYFYLINRPILVLKCEQGFVGYRTPGNLKLECNKATYETILVERAQKGLVHLKAHSGKYWRIDGEGISVDADAPADGFYLELREPTRICIRSQTGKYLGATKNGAFKLLDDGTDSATQWEF